The Larus michahellis chromosome 2, bLarMic1.1, whole genome shotgun sequence genome window below encodes:
- the TXNL4A gene encoding thioredoxin-like protein 4A isoform X2 — translation MAVQVKNFAVIYLVDITEVPDFNKMYELYDPCTVMFFFRNKHIMIDLGTGNNNKINWAMEDKQEMIDITETVYRGARKGRGLVVSPKDYSTKYRY, via the exons atggctgttcag gTAAAAAACTTTGCTGTCATTTATCTTGTGGATATCACAGAAGTACCAGACTTCAACAAGATGTACGAGTTGTACGATCCCTGTACTGTCATGTTTTTCTTCAG GAACAAACACATCATGATTGACTTAGGTACAGGTAATAACAACAAGATCAACTGGGCAATGGAAGATAAGCAAGAGATGATTGACATTACAGAAACTGTTTATAGAGGAGCCCGCAAAGGTCGAGGTTTGGTGGTATCGCCAAAAGATTATTCCACTAAATACAGATACTGA
- the TXNL4A gene encoding thioredoxin-like protein 4A isoform X3, whose translation MYELYDPCTVMFFFRNKHIMIDLGTGNNNKINWAMEDKQEMIDITETVYRGARKGRGLVVSPKDYSTKYRY comes from the exons ATGTACGAGTTGTACGATCCCTGTACTGTCATGTTTTTCTTCAG GAACAAACACATCATGATTGACTTAGGTACAGGTAATAACAACAAGATCAACTGGGCAATGGAAGATAAGCAAGAGATGATTGACATTACAGAAACTGTTTATAGAGGAGCCCGCAAAGGTCGAGGTTTGGTGGTATCGCCAAAAGATTATTCCACTAAATACAGATACTGA